The following coding sequences lie in one Synechococcus sp. PCC 7336 genomic window:
- the nusA gene encoding transcription termination factor NusA: MSMVTLPGLGEMVDVISRERNLPKSAVTAALREALLKGYERYRKTLLRDSHAFDEEYFGNFDVELDIESGGFRVLATKTIMEEVVNPDHEISLDDVRQVAPEAEAGGQVVVDVTPEQADFGRMAAIQTKQVLSQKLRDQQRRLIQEEFQDLEGTVLQGRVLRLERSSVIIGVTSGFGQAEVESELPRRQQLANDRYTIGAVMKVYLQRVAEGSRRGPQLIVSRADAGLVVYLFANEVPEIEDDIVRIVAVAREANPPSRNVGPRTKIAVDTLERDVDPVGACIGARGSRIQVVVAELRGEKIDVIRWSPDPSTYIANALSPARIVEVRLVDPDIQQAHVLVPSDQLSLAIGKEGQNVRLAARLTGWKIDIKDADEYYAAEDAGEVMYVAPERPPGPVTYEIEEEEVLEDLEELDDRNDVPVDEFDFDAEFDLARGSE, translated from the coding sequence ATGTCAATGGTGACTCTACCCGGACTGGGTGAAATGGTTGATGTGATTAGTCGCGAGCGGAACTTACCCAAGTCTGCGGTGACGGCGGCCCTGAGGGAGGCCCTGCTCAAGGGCTACGAGCGCTATCGCAAAACCCTCTTGCGAGACAGTCACGCCTTTGACGAAGAGTATTTTGGCAACTTCGATGTGGAGCTCGATATTGAATCGGGCGGGTTTCGAGTGCTGGCCACCAAGACCATCATGGAAGAAGTGGTCAACCCCGACCACGAAATCAGTTTGGATGACGTGCGTCAAGTCGCTCCCGAAGCGGAAGCAGGGGGGCAAGTGGTGGTGGATGTCACCCCCGAGCAAGCAGATTTTGGCCGCATGGCGGCCATTCAGACCAAGCAAGTGCTGTCGCAGAAGTTGCGAGACCAGCAGCGTCGCCTGATCCAAGAGGAATTTCAGGATTTGGAGGGCACCGTCTTGCAGGGACGAGTGCTGCGCTTAGAGCGATCGTCTGTGATTATCGGTGTCACCAGCGGCTTCGGGCAAGCGGAAGTGGAGTCGGAATTGCCCCGCCGCCAGCAGTTGGCCAACGATCGCTATACCATCGGCGCGGTCATGAAAGTCTATCTGCAGCGGGTGGCCGAGGGCTCTCGCCGAGGACCGCAACTGATTGTTTCTCGGGCTGACGCAGGCTTGGTGGTCTACCTCTTTGCCAACGAAGTTCCCGAAATTGAAGATGACATCGTGCGTATTGTGGCAGTGGCGCGCGAGGCCAATCCTCCCTCCCGCAATGTCGGCCCCCGCACCAAAATTGCTGTCGATACCCTAGAGCGCGACGTGGACCCCGTCGGAGCCTGTATCGGCGCGCGCGGTTCTCGCATTCAAGTGGTGGTTGCGGAACTGCGCGGGGAAAAGATCGACGTGATTCGCTGGTCTCCAGACCCCTCTACCTACATCGCCAATGCCCTCAGCCCCGCACGCATTGTGGAAGTGCGCCTCGTCGATCCCGATATCCAGCAGGCCCACGTGTTAGTGCCGTCCGATCAGCTCAGTTTGGCGATCGGGAAAGAGGGGCAAAACGTGCGGCTGGCAGCCCGCTTGACCGGTTGGAAGATCGATATCAAGGATGCCGACGAATACTATGCGGCGGAAGATGCAGGGGAAGTGATGTACGTTGCGCCCGAGCGTCCGCCTGGCCCCGTTACTTACGAGATTGAGGAGGAGGAGGTTCTAGAAGATTTAGAGGAATTGGACGATCGCAATGACGTGCCGGTTGACGAGTTCGACTTCGATGCAGAATTCGATCTGGCCAGGGGTTCGGAATGA
- the rimP gene encoding ribosome maturation factor RimP, producing the protein MPHPLAGEFAKIANPIARALGLELVNVVFYTNQNPPVMRLDIRQLDRERDTSHADCEAMSRALGTRLEQDDPIPGAYLLEISSPGLSQYLSSDRDFEVFKGFSVAVTLSAPFKGQTEWTGRLQKRDPDWVWLSQKGRPVKLPRADAQQVKLLDGETP; encoded by the coding sequence ATGCCCCATCCTCTTGCTGGCGAATTTGCCAAGATTGCCAACCCGATCGCCCGAGCGCTGGGGTTGGAATTGGTCAACGTGGTGTTTTACACCAACCAAAATCCGCCCGTGATGCGGTTGGATATCCGCCAACTCGATCGGGAGAGAGACACCAGCCATGCTGATTGCGAGGCCATGAGCCGTGCCCTCGGCACCCGACTGGAGCAAGACGACCCCATTCCTGGGGCCTACCTGTTGGAAATTTCCAGTCCGGGCTTGTCGCAGTATCTCAGCAGCGATCGCGACTTTGAGGTGTTCAAAGGGTTCAGCGTTGCCGTTACACTCTCTGCCCCCTTCAAGGGCCAGACCGAGTGGACCGGCAGGTTGCAAAAACGCGATCCAGATTGGGTGTGGCTCTCTCAGAAAGGACGTCCCGTCAAACTCCCCCGTGCAGATGCCCAACAGGTCAAGCTATTGGATGGAGAAACCCCTTAG
- a CDS encoding thioredoxin domain-containing protein, whose amino-acid sequence MAKKKPDSRRSKPFIQLLGLGIGVLMIISLPLLPVLLPLLSGSSPQPSNIENRQQVVDRYVRENGLAALIGDSPRIGAEGAEVFLIEFSDFQCPFCARAYPTVKEFMATHGDSVQLVYKHLPIVQIHPQALPAARASWAAEQQGKFWEYHDRLFENQAELGEPLYVQTAEDLGLDMEQFDRDRNSRESRQAIERDLEIANALGIRSTPTFVMNNLLIPGAAPLNLFEQALASLQAE is encoded by the coding sequence GTGGCTAAGAAGAAACCCGATAGTCGGCGGTCTAAGCCGTTCATCCAATTGCTGGGGTTGGGCATTGGCGTCCTGATGATTATTTCTCTGCCCCTTCTCCCCGTCCTGCTACCTTTACTGTCAGGTTCGAGTCCCCAACCCTCGAATATTGAAAATCGCCAGCAAGTGGTGGATCGATACGTGCGCGAGAATGGTTTAGCTGCCCTAATCGGCGATTCTCCTCGTATCGGGGCTGAAGGGGCAGAGGTTTTTTTGATCGAGTTTTCCGATTTTCAATGCCCGTTTTGTGCCAGAGCTTATCCCACCGTCAAAGAGTTTATGGCCACCCACGGCGATTCCGTCCAGTTAGTCTACAAACATCTACCTATCGTTCAAATTCATCCTCAAGCCCTGCCTGCTGCCCGCGCCTCTTGGGCTGCCGAACAACAGGGCAAATTTTGGGAGTATCACGATCGCCTGTTTGAAAATCAAGCCGAGCTCGGAGAACCGTTGTACGTGCAGACTGCCGAAGACCTGGGGCTCGATATGGAGCAGTTCGATCGCGATCGCAACAGTCGCGAATCGCGTCAGGCGATCGAACGCGACTTGGAAATCGCCAATGCGTTGGGGATTAGAAGTACGCCCACCTTCGTGATGAACAACCTACTGATTCCGGGTGCAGCTCCTCTCAACCTCTTCGAACAGGCTTTGGCCTCCCTTCAGGCAGAATAG
- a CDS encoding CoB--CoM heterodisulfide reductase iron-sulfur subunit B family protein, giving the protein MSLKYAYYPGCVAQGACRELYDSTALVTEALGIELIELKQASCCGSGTFKETSELLEDSVNARNLALAEALNLPMLTHCSTCQGVLGRVDEKLKAAKRERPDYFDRVNHTCQQGGCKHLYKGSGEVKHLLWALVRDYGLEAIGERVKQRLSGLKCAAFYGCYLLRSQKHNPVDDPHNPRSLENLFETLGAEPVFYRGRTQCCGWPISSYAPEQAFRMAGNHIEEAIAAGADCMVTPCPLCHLNLDSRQPEIERVVGKPFQLPVLHLPQLVGLALGISPRQLGLHRHIVSAAPVIERLALAISK; this is encoded by the coding sequence ATGAGTTTGAAATACGCCTACTATCCCGGCTGCGTCGCCCAAGGGGCTTGCCGAGAGCTGTACGATTCTACTGCGCTGGTCACCGAAGCCTTGGGGATCGAGCTGATCGAACTGAAACAGGCGAGCTGCTGCGGTTCCGGCACGTTTAAAGAAACTTCGGAACTGCTGGAAGATTCCGTCAATGCCCGCAATTTAGCCTTGGCTGAAGCCCTCAATCTGCCCATGCTGACCCATTGCAGCACTTGCCAGGGGGTACTCGGCCGCGTCGATGAAAAGTTGAAAGCGGCCAAGCGCGAGCGCCCCGACTATTTCGATCGCGTCAACCACACCTGCCAGCAGGGGGGCTGCAAACATCTTTACAAAGGCTCTGGCGAAGTCAAACACTTGCTCTGGGCATTGGTGCGAGATTACGGGCTAGAGGCGATCGGCGAGCGGGTCAAACAGCGACTGAGCGGTCTCAAATGCGCGGCCTTCTACGGCTGCTATCTATTGCGATCGCAAAAACACAATCCCGTTGACGATCCCCACAATCCCCGCTCGCTAGAGAATCTATTCGAAACCCTCGGAGCCGAGCCCGTCTTCTATCGCGGCAGAACCCAATGCTGCGGTTGGCCCATCTCCAGCTACGCCCCCGAACAGGCATTTCGTATGGCAGGAAATCATATTGAGGAGGCGATCGCCGCAGGAGCCGACTGCATGGTGACCCCCTGCCCCCTCTGCCATCTCAACCTCGACTCCCGCCAACCCGAAATCGAACGAGTGGTCGGCAAACCCTTTCAACTGCCAGTCCTGCACCTCCCCCAATTAGTCGGTTTGGCCTTAGGTATTTCTCCCCGCCAATTGGGCTTGCACCGACATATTGTCTCTGCCGCTCCAGTTATAGAGCGGCTAGCATTGGCGATCTCCAAATAA
- a CDS encoding succinate dehydrogenase/fumarate reductase iron-sulfur subunit: protein MNVEFRIFRQTAPDAPPSLQPYSIDVNPKSTILDALTQIKWEQDGSLAFRKNCRNTICGSCAMRINDRAGLACQLHIDEALAGRDRILIGPMGNLPVVKDLVVDMQAFWTDLKRVDPYVSTASRTIPEREFIQLPQERNKLNQMGNCIMCGACYSDCNAKEVNPGFVGPHALAKANRVRLDTRDDRTAERVRELDNLDGVWGCTRCQNCNDVCPMEVAPLDQITKIKQATLAISPPAGAASRAVRHRKTMVSLVKQGGWVDERKFGVAVVGNYFRDLKGLLSLVPLGLGMVTHGKFPTTFEASEGTAEVRRVIEAAEGQS from the coding sequence ATGAACGTCGAATTTCGCATCTTCCGCCAAACTGCCCCCGACGCTCCGCCGAGCCTCCAACCCTACTCCATCGACGTCAATCCCAAGAGCACTATTCTCGATGCCCTGACCCAGATCAAATGGGAGCAGGACGGCAGCCTCGCCTTCCGCAAAAACTGCCGCAACACCATCTGCGGTAGCTGCGCCATGCGCATCAACGATCGCGCCGGTCTCGCCTGCCAACTGCACATCGACGAAGCCCTCGCCGGTCGCGATCGCATTCTTATCGGACCGATGGGAAACCTGCCCGTCGTCAAAGATCTCGTGGTGGACATGCAAGCATTTTGGACCGATCTCAAGCGGGTCGATCCCTATGTCAGCACTGCCTCCCGCACCATTCCCGAGCGCGAATTCATTCAACTGCCGCAGGAGCGAAACAAACTCAACCAAATGGGCAACTGCATCATGTGCGGCGCCTGTTACTCCGATTGCAATGCGAAGGAAGTCAATCCCGGTTTTGTCGGTCCCCACGCCCTCGCCAAAGCCAATCGCGTGCGGTTAGACACCCGCGACGATCGCACTGCAGAGCGAGTCCGAGAGCTCGACAATCTCGATGGCGTCTGGGGCTGTACCCGCTGTCAAAACTGCAATGACGTCTGCCCGATGGAGGTCGCTCCCCTCGACCAAATCACTAAAATCAAACAGGCGACCCTCGCCATCTCTCCCCCTGCTGGAGCTGCCAGTCGAGCGGTGCGCCATCGCAAGACAATGGTCAGTTTAGTCAAACAAGGGGGCTGGGTGGACGAGCGTAAATTTGGGGTTGCAGTGGTGGGCAATTACTTTCGCGATTTGAAAGGGTTGCTCAGCTTAGTTCCCCTCGGCTTGGGAATGGTTACCCACGGCAAGTTTCCCACGACCTTTGAAGCCTCAGAAGGGACAGCAGAAGTGCGTCGAGTAATTGAAGCAGCGGAGGGCCAGTCATGA
- a CDS encoding succinate dehydrogenase/fumarate reductase flavoprotein subunit, translating to MLEHDIVIVGGGLAGCRAALEVKRTNPDIDLAVVAKTHPIRSHSVAAQGGIAATLKNVDSEDSWEAHAFDTVKGSDYLADQDAVEILTKEAPQVIYDLEHLGVLFSRVEDGKIAQRAFGGHSYRRTCYAADKTGHAILHELVSSLLRYGTHIYDEWYVTRLIVEDSVAKGLVMYEQSTGRFQVLRAKAIMFATGGYGRVFNTTSNDYSCTGDGLAMTARAGLPLQDMEFVQFHPTGLYPVGVLISEAVRGEGAHLLNNDGDRFMATYAPKQMELAPRDITSRAIVTEVRAGRGIDGGTYVHLDLRHLGAEMIHQRLPFCWEEAHRHLGIDAVEEPIPVRPTIHYSMGGIPVDTDCRVRNGPDGFVEGFFAAGETACVSVHGANRLGSNALLECVVYGRRAGATMAGYIEGRSLPVLNEASLLEEAENDRAQLLEQQGEYRIDRLRRQFQDCMTEFCGVYRTEASMGEGLSRLEELRSQLSNIRLDDSGKIWNTELTEMWELRNLLTVGATIMTGALYRRESRGAHSREDYPSREDANFLKHTLAYVRDGSVKIDYRPVAIDRFEPKERKY from the coding sequence ATGCTAGAACACGACATCGTCATTGTGGGGGGCGGTTTAGCAGGCTGCAGAGCCGCACTCGAAGTCAAACGTACCAATCCCGACATCGACTTAGCCGTCGTGGCCAAAACCCACCCCATCCGCAGCCACTCCGTTGCCGCCCAAGGGGGAATCGCCGCCACCCTCAAAAATGTCGATTCAGAAGACTCTTGGGAAGCTCATGCCTTCGACACTGTTAAAGGCTCCGATTATCTAGCCGATCAAGATGCGGTCGAAATTCTGACCAAAGAAGCCCCACAGGTTATCTACGATTTGGAACATTTGGGCGTGCTATTCTCCCGCGTGGAAGATGGCAAGATTGCCCAACGGGCCTTTGGCGGGCACAGCTACCGTCGCACTTGCTACGCCGCCGACAAAACCGGCCACGCCATCCTGCACGAGCTGGTCAGCAGTCTGCTGCGCTACGGCACACACATTTATGACGAATGGTACGTCACCCGCCTAATTGTGGAAGACAGCGTCGCCAAAGGGTTGGTGATGTACGAGCAATCCACCGGACGCTTCCAGGTATTGCGGGCCAAAGCGATTATGTTTGCTACAGGGGGCTACGGTCGGGTGTTCAATACCACTTCAAACGACTACTCCTGTACGGGGGATGGTTTGGCGATGACCGCGCGGGCGGGCTTGCCGCTGCAGGATATGGAGTTCGTGCAGTTCCATCCGACGGGGTTGTATCCGGTAGGAGTTCTCATCTCCGAAGCGGTACGGGGAGAAGGGGCGCATCTGCTTAACAATGATGGCGATCGCTTCATGGCCACTTATGCCCCCAAGCAAATGGAGCTGGCCCCGCGAGATATTACGTCCAGAGCGATCGTCACAGAAGTCAGAGCCGGACGGGGTATCGATGGCGGCACCTATGTCCATCTCGACCTGCGGCATCTGGGGGCAGAGATGATTCACCAGCGCTTACCCTTCTGTTGGGAGGAAGCCCATCGGCATCTCGGCATCGATGCTGTGGAGGAACCCATCCCGGTACGCCCCACAATCCACTATTCAATGGGGGGCATTCCTGTCGACACCGATTGCCGGGTACGAAACGGCCCCGATGGCTTTGTGGAAGGGTTCTTCGCAGCAGGGGAAACCGCTTGCGTCTCAGTCCACGGTGCAAACCGATTGGGCAGCAATGCGCTGTTGGAATGCGTAGTTTACGGTCGGCGGGCGGGGGCGACGATGGCTGGCTATATCGAAGGGCGCTCTCTTCCCGTACTCAACGAAGCTAGCCTACTAGAGGAGGCGGAAAACGATCGGGCTCAACTGTTGGAACAGCAGGGGGAATACCGGATCGATCGCCTTCGGCGCCAATTTCAAGATTGCATGACGGAGTTTTGCGGTGTCTATCGCACGGAAGCCTCAATGGGAGAAGGGTTGAGTAGATTGGAAGAGCTGCGATCGCAATTGTCCAATATTCGCCTCGACGACAGCGGCAAAATCTGGAATACCGAATTGACGGAGATGTGGGAATTGCGCAATCTCCTGACCGTCGGTGCCACCATTATGACTGGAGCCCTTTACCGCCGAGAAAGTCGCGGAGCCCATTCCCGCGAAGATTACCCCAGCCGCGAAGATGCCAACTTCCTCAAACACACATTGGCCTACGTCAGAGATGGCTCGGTCAAAATCGACTATCGTCCTGTTGCGATCGATCGCTTCGAACCCAAAGAACGCAAATATTGA
- a CDS encoding lipopolysaccharide assembly protein LapA domain-containing protein — protein sequence MSWFLFSALALTLMSLVFAWQNSSPVAVNLFWAWKFEASLALLLLLTFGLGLSVGIMFSILQFSGGV from the coding sequence ATGTCCTGGTTTTTATTTTCTGCTCTAGCGCTCACATTGATGTCTTTAGTCTTTGCGTGGCAGAATTCTAGCCCTGTAGCTGTCAATTTATTCTGGGCTTGGAAATTTGAGGCATCACTAGCTTTGCTTTTACTGCTAACCTTTGGTCTGGGCCTATCAGTTGGAATCATGTTCTCAATACTTCAGTTCTCGGGTGGAGTCTAA
- a CDS encoding sterol desaturase family protein: protein MKMIEHSFGFYGIAFFGIILLRYFLAAGGTYLFFYSPFSQAFINCNRQHRVPSWQSIQRDIKLSVLSAGVFALAAAIVMSGYSWGITRLYSHSQQYGLWYLGVSYGSVLLLQDAYFYFTHRLFHHPSLFSWLHRGHHRSRYPTPWTSFAFDPLEAIVQSLFFIGIVFIVPLHFITFIAALTTMTVWAVLNHLGIDRLPLSFPHHWLGKWFIGPAHHSVHHLKYNVHYGLYFTFWDKLLGTQDSNYEKKLDGCQLSHQYTDLKKE from the coding sequence ATGAAAATGATAGAACATTCATTTGGGTTTTACGGTATCGCTTTTTTTGGAATTATTCTGCTACGCTACTTCCTGGCGGCGGGGGGGACGTATTTGTTCTTTTATTCGCCATTCAGTCAAGCTTTTATCAATTGCAATCGACAGCATCGGGTTCCCTCCTGGCAATCGATTCAGCGCGATATTAAACTCTCGGTTCTCTCGGCAGGCGTGTTTGCGTTGGCAGCGGCGATCGTTATGTCAGGATACAGTTGGGGTATTACTCGCTTATACAGCCACTCTCAACAGTACGGGCTTTGGTATTTAGGCGTTAGTTATGGTTCCGTATTGCTTCTCCAGGATGCCTATTTCTATTTTACCCATCGCTTGTTTCACCATCCCTCACTTTTTTCCTGGTTGCATCGAGGGCATCACAGATCGCGCTATCCAACCCCGTGGACCTCATTTGCCTTCGACCCACTAGAGGCGATCGTTCAGTCCCTCTTTTTTATCGGCATCGTCTTTATCGTCCCACTCCATTTCATCACGTTTATTGCAGCCCTCACCACTATGACAGTCTGGGCAGTGTTAAATCATCTCGGGATCGATCGATTGCCTCTGTCGTTTCCCCACCATTGGCTGGGTAAGTGGTTCATCGGACCTGCCCATCATTCCGTCCATCATCTCAAGTACAATGTGCATTACGGTCTGTATTTCACATTCTGGGACAAACTTCTCGGCACTCAGGATTCTAACTATGAGAAGAAGCTTGATGGATGTCAGTTGAGTCATCAATACACCGACCTGAAAAAAGAGTAG
- a CDS encoding serine/threonine-protein kinase, with amino-acid sequence MTEIGQRLQSRYLITDMLSGGGFSVTFLARDTHLPDSPICVVKQLKILSNDPQYVENARKFFFNEAKTLRQLGKTHNQIPELLAYFTDDDRENFYIVQEFIPGKTLRRMLGSGTILSEPEVLYILKQTLEILEFVHSYNVIHLDIKPDNLILRDSDHKIVLIDFGSVKQVRTQFTTSTNLTPQTTTLGTPGYMPCEQSYGRPKLSSDFYALGMVAIQALTGIHPKELHEDSTSGEIIWQERAAIESEFKELLGKMVRYHFGQRHQSAAEILQEIAKLESLYPDNLDTCPERLQALVADRQPPPQPLATPDRTADSDSATVENNPLTLMASERDEPMELGSIEAIPTPPYPQSFPAQQKLAPLRAAVGFARQTSLAIWHQSKDRAPAAVRSVRNAYATSTDRLRSLLDKSEVKASIAIASFTAILLAVGASWFAVRYIGQLPIVSRDREILLESRQLAEVNLEDAIQKAREIPPESPLHSRAVTQIESYRQALLSQQQLERDRDLLARARTLSPTDLEAAITTVAQIDSDSPLSDEARLDSWKWQSNLLETHLANSSPTLAALSPQIEIRSEGLLLQYDDSSDAKLASEEGIRRVAIAMMAALRSKYTEFDRLIIYPAENDLQGRVDTSLWISYKNGDLTLDELLDRIPVVDRVSSVTDRVAVAQQF; translated from the coding sequence ATGACTGAGATTGGTCAACGACTGCAGAGTCGGTACTTAATTACAGACATGTTGAGCGGAGGCGGGTTTTCCGTCACCTTTCTCGCCCGAGATACTCACCTACCCGACTCTCCCATTTGTGTTGTCAAGCAGCTTAAAATTCTCAGCAACGATCCCCAATATGTCGAAAACGCCCGCAAGTTTTTCTTCAACGAAGCTAAAACCCTACGACAACTCGGCAAGACCCACAATCAAATCCCCGAGCTCCTAGCCTATTTTACTGATGACGATCGCGAAAATTTTTACATCGTTCAAGAATTTATTCCGGGCAAGACGCTCAGGCGAATGCTGGGTAGTGGAACTATTCTGTCCGAGCCTGAAGTTCTTTATATCCTCAAGCAAACTTTAGAAATCTTGGAGTTTGTCCACTCCTACAACGTGATTCACCTCGACATCAAGCCCGATAACCTTATTTTGAGGGACAGCGATCATAAAATTGTTTTAATTGATTTTGGCTCGGTCAAGCAGGTTAGAACTCAGTTCACTACCTCGACCAACCTAACGCCGCAAACAACCACTCTCGGCACACCGGGCTATATGCCCTGCGAACAATCTTACGGCAGGCCGAAATTGAGCAGCGATTTTTATGCCCTCGGTATGGTCGCCATTCAGGCGCTAACCGGTATCCATCCCAAGGAGCTCCACGAAGACTCCACCTCAGGCGAGATTATTTGGCAAGAGCGGGCCGCGATCGAGAGCGAATTCAAGGAATTACTCGGTAAGATGGTTCGCTATCACTTCGGGCAGCGCCATCAATCAGCAGCAGAAATCTTGCAAGAGATTGCCAAACTCGAATCGCTATACCCCGACAATCTGGATACTTGTCCCGAGCGCTTGCAAGCCCTCGTTGCCGATCGCCAACCCCCCCCTCAGCCACTGGCCACCCCCGATCGCACCGCAGACAGCGACTCCGCCACTGTAGAGAACAACCCACTGACCTTAATGGCATCCGAGCGAGACGAACCGATGGAGCTCGGTTCGATCGAAGCTATCCCGACCCCGCCTTACCCCCAGTCTTTTCCAGCGCAACAGAAATTGGCTCCACTGCGGGCCGCTGTTGGCTTTGCCCGTCAAACCAGTCTAGCTATTTGGCACCAATCCAAAGATCGTGCCCCTGCAGCCGTCCGCTCTGTTCGTAATGCTTACGCTACCTCGACCGATCGCCTGCGATCGCTGCTGGACAAAAGCGAAGTGAAGGCCAGTATCGCGATCGCCAGCTTCACTGCAATCCTCTTGGCCGTTGGGGCAAGCTGGTTCGCCGTTCGCTATATCGGGCAACTGCCAATCGTGTCCCGCGATCGCGAAATCTTGCTAGAGTCGCGCCAGCTTGCCGAAGTCAATCTAGAGGATGCCATTCAGAAAGCGCGGGAAATTCCGCCAGAGTCTCCTCTCCACAGCAGGGCAGTCACCCAGATCGAGAGTTACCGCCAAGCACTGCTCTCACAGCAGCAGTTGGAACGCGATCGCGATTTATTAGCTCGCGCCCGCACCCTATCTCCCACCGATCTGGAAGCCGCGATCACCACCGTTGCCCAAATCGACTCGGACTCGCCCCTGTCTGATGAGGCTCGCCTCGACAGTTGGAAGTGGCAGAGCAATCTACTGGAAACCCATCTAGCCAATAGCAGTCCGACGCTGGCTGCCCTCAGCCCTCAAATTGAAATCCGATCGGAGGGGCTCTTGCTTCAATACGATGACTCCTCCGATGCCAAGCTTGCCAGCGAAGAAGGTATCCGGCGGGTGGCGATCGCCATGATGGCAGCCCTGAGGTCCAAGTATACTGAATTTGACCGTTTGATTATTTACCCGGCAGAGAACGATCTGCAGGGCAGGGTTGACACGAGTTTGTGGATATCATACAAAAATGGCGACCTAACCCTTGACGAATTGCTCGATCGAATACCAGTGGTCGATCGCGTCAGTTCAGTCACCGATCGGGTTGCTGTCGCGCAGCAATTTTAG
- a CDS encoding PPC domain-containing protein, whose translation MFVCPSYSRQFGMLSLVLGLSALCSVPSALAQQEEIQQLEEFLAPAPEPAAPAAQPNRFVAPAPRPLTTSPSQLPPPIATPVVLTPNSHRPGILGNPNQLNDGFYQDTYQFSGDAGEFVMLNLIGSSDRRMQLDPYLKLIGPDGEIVAEDDNSGFDPVRGDARILLPLPETGTYTVVVTSATPQDRGRYAIAVLEVEDPSKVP comes from the coding sequence ATGTTCGTGTGTCCGAGCTACTCGCGCCAATTCGGGATGCTATCTCTGGTGTTGGGTCTGTCAGCTCTGTGCTCAGTTCCAAGTGCTCTAGCTCAGCAGGAAGAAATCCAGCAACTGGAAGAGTTTCTCGCCCCTGCACCGGAGCCTGCTGCACCTGCTGCGCAGCCGAATCGCTTTGTTGCCCCCGCTCCGAGACCTTTAACGACATCGCCGAGTCAGTTACCTCCCCCAATCGCCACACCAGTAGTCTTGACTCCAAACAGCCATCGACCCGGAATCCTGGGCAATCCCAATCAGTTGAACGATGGTTTCTACCAAGACACCTATCAATTCAGTGGCGATGCGGGCGAGTTCGTCATGCTCAACCTAATTGGCAGTAGCGATCGCAGAATGCAACTCGATCCCTATCTCAAGCTCATCGGTCCCGACGGCGAGATCGTGGCTGAAGACGATAACAGCGGTTTCGATCCGGTCAGAGGAGATGCCCGCATCCTCTTGCCCTTACCCGAGACTGGCACTTACACCGTTGTTGTCACCAGCGCCACCCCCCAGGATCGAGGCCGCTACGCGATCGCGGTGCTAGAGGTTGAAGACCCCAGTAAGGTCCCGTAA